A single Vanessa atalanta chromosome 25, ilVanAtal1.2, whole genome shotgun sequence DNA region contains:
- the LOC125073694 gene encoding solute carrier family 41 member 1 isoform X3: MQVAVPFFIAGCGTIGAGLVLGSVRNWEVFQVVKAIFVLVPSLSGLKGNLDMCLASRLSTQANLGNMVSPREVISMVVGNISLVQVQAIVAATVVSMFAVIVNTIVDKAFNGDYVLLLIASAIFTATTTCFVLDFVMVMVIFGSQKFKVNPDNVATPLAASIGDIVSNSVLAVTAQYMFEQIKISLWQPIALLCVYYSLLPIWVFIVWKNKYTKTVLTTGWTPVISALFISGIGGIVLDQAVEQYQGYEVFQPIVNGIGGNLVCVQSSRLATNLHQTAIPGVLPENTRIIEWPWKTLFYGTTASKVARMLLILAVCGQIIFMVVADFVYQGFVSLQFAFGITYVLCSLIQVMVLLYLSYILIHFMWKKKKDPDNAAIPYLTALGDLLGSVFLGLAFVILSLFGLEYGNNVPT, translated from the exons ATGCAAGTGGCGGTGCCGTTCTTCATAGCTGGCTGTGGTACCATCGGAGCTGGACTGGTTTTAGGGAGTGTGAGA AATTGGGAGGTGTTCCAAGTCGTGAAGGCTATATTCGTCTTAGTGCCATCTCTATCGGGTTTAAAAG GAAATCTCGACATGTGCCTTGCGTCCCGTCTCTCAACTCAAGCAAACTTGGGGAACATGGTGTCGCCGCGAGAAGTTATATCGATGGTGGTCGGAAACATATCATTAGTTCAG GTTCAAGCAATAGTAGCTGCGACAGTGGTATCAATGTTTGCAGTGATAGTGAACACAATCGTCGATAAGGCTTTCAACGGTGACTATGTACTGTTGCTGATAGCATCTGCTATCTTCACCGCTACTACGACTTGTTTTGTTTTGG atTTCGTTATGGTGATGGTGATATTCGGGTCGcagaaatttaaagtaaatccgGATAACGTCGCGACGCCCCTCGCAGCTTCCATCGGAGACATCGTCAGCAACTCTGTGCTTGCAGTCACTGCTCAATACATGTTTGAACAAATAA AAATCTCTTTATGGCAGCCCATTGCTCTCCTTTGCGTCTACTACAGCCTTCTCCCGATCTGGGTGTTTATTGTTTGGAAGAACAAGTACACCAAAACCGTGCTCACGACTGGTTGGACGCCAGTCATTTCAGCTCTCTTCATCAGCGG TATCGGAGGTATTGTCCTTGACCAAGCGGTTGAACAATATCAAGGCTACGAGGTCTTCCAACCTATAGTTAATGGTATTGGTGGTAATCTGGTCTGCGTACAGTCTTCGAGACTGGCTACAAATCTCCATCAGACTGCAATCCCTGGGGTTCTTCCTGAGAACACGAGGATTATCGAATGGCCGTGGAAGACTTTGTTCTATGGAA CTACCGCATCAAAGGTTGCTAGAATGTTGCTCATCCTCGCGGTCTGCGGTCAGATCATATTCATGGTGGTCGCTGACTTCGTGTACCAAGGATTTGTCTCCCTCCAGTTCGCATTTGGAATCACTTACGTATTATGCTCACTAATACAG GTCATGGTGCTTTTGTATCTTTCATACATCTTGATTCACTTCATGTGGAAGAAGAAGAAGGATCCGGACAACGCGGCTATCCCTTACCTGACGGCTCTGGGCGATCTCCTGGGCTCAGTTTTTCTCGGTCTAGCGTTCGTTATTCTGTCTTTATTCGGTCTGGAATACGGTAACAATGTTCCGACTTAG